A genomic region of Eucalyptus grandis isolate ANBG69807.140 chromosome 5, ASM1654582v1, whole genome shotgun sequence contains the following coding sequences:
- the LOC104444894 gene encoding accelerated cell death 11, producing MAELGGGGDGDGDKPLRKIAQSFKELAAAAGDDSRAAAVEVAPFSHACSLVSPLFGCLGIAFKFAEMDYVAKVHDLADASKSIVTLQALLDHDIEMNSIRKAGSHSRNLLRVKRGLDMVRVLFEQILVSEGNSLRDPASKAYAQVFAPHHGWAIRTAVAAGMYALPTKAQLLKKLNEDENSAKTHMRDYVVASEPVILYINRLFLSRELGIDW from the exons GCGgagctcggcggcggcggcgacggcgacggcgacaagCCGCTGCGGAAGATCGCGCAGTCGTTCAAGGAgctcgcggcggcggcgggggatgACTCCCGGGCGGCCGCCGTCGAGGTCGCGCCTTTCTCCCACGCCTGCTCCCTCGTGTCCCCGCTCTTCGGCTGCCTCGGCATCGCCTTCAAGTTCGCCGAGATGGACTACGTCGCCAAG GTTCATGATCTGGCAGACGCGTCCAAGTCCATCGTGACATTGCAGGCGTTGCTGGATCATGATATAGAAATGAACAGCATAAGGAAAGCAGGTAGTCATTCGAGGAATCTTCTGAGGGTGAAGCGTGGCCTGGACATGGTCAGGGTGCTCTTTGAACAAATTCTCGTATCAGA GGGGAATTCCTTAAGGGATCCAGCTTCCAAGGCTTATGCACAGGTTTTCGCTCCTCACCATGGGTGGGCTATTAGGACAGCTGTAGCTGCAGGGATGTATGCCCTTCCCACAAAGGCACAGTTATTGAAGAAACTCAATGAGGATG AGAATTCAGCCAAGACTCATATGCGGGATTACGTTGTTGCTTCAGAGCCCGTCATTCTTTACATCAACAGACTCTTCCTTTCAAGAGAACTAGGCATTGATTGGTAA